From a single Apium graveolens cultivar Ventura chromosome 2, ASM990537v1, whole genome shotgun sequence genomic region:
- the LOC141707853 gene encoding uncharacterized protein LOC141707853, with the protein MMRCFVDEKQNPLIWASTYHAGEYFDRVAVGEANFIGKLISSKTVRKELRKHQRVAAERMCDICQHNVLPGKDVATLMNMKTGRLVCSSRNVNGAFHVFHTSCLVHWMLLTELEIHNNQNAAGSEVKQRGRKKVPKER; encoded by the exons ATGATGAGGTGTTTTGTTGATGAGAAGCAAAATCCTTTAATTTGGGCTTCCACCTACCATGCTGGGGAATATTTTGATCGCGTGGCTGTCGGAGAAGCTAATTTT ATAGGAAAGCTGATATCAAGCAAAACTGTGAGAAAAGAACTTAGAAAACATCAACGTGTAGCTGCAGAAAGAATGTGTGACATCTGTCAGCACAATGTGCTCCCTGGTAAAGATGTGGCAACTCTTATGAACATGAAGACCGGTAGACTCGTCTGCAGTAGCAGGAATGTGAATGGG GCTTTTCATGTATTTCATACATCCTGCCTTGTGCACTGGATGCTTCTTACTGAGTTAGAAATtcataataatcagaatgctgcTGGTTCTGAAGTGAAACAGAGAGGTCGGAAAAAGGTACCAAAGGAAAGATAA